A DNA window from Doryrhamphus excisus isolate RoL2022-K1 chromosome 2, RoL_Dexc_1.0, whole genome shotgun sequence contains the following coding sequences:
- the LOC131120056 gene encoding disabled homolog 2-interacting protein-like isoform X8 has product MISCLRCSSKKSPPERTGRRRSMPGSPSDKNPPSMETTSAAATPFRVTVSTGFLSRRLKGSIKRTKSQPKLDRNSSFRHILPGFRSVDNDRSHLMPRLKESRSHESLLSPSSAVEALDLSMEDEVIIKPVHSSILGQDYCFEVTTSSGSKCFSCRSSAERDKWMENLRRAVQPNKDNSRRVENMLRLWIIEAKDIPAKKKYFCELCLDDSLYARTTCKLKTDNVFWGEHFDFNNLPAVHSITAHLYKDSDKKKKKDKNNYIGLVNIPVAAVTGRQFVEKWYPVSTPNPPKGKTSGPMIRIKARYQSMSILPMEMYKEFAEYTTNNYMLLCSVLEPGISVKNKEEMACALVHILQSTGKAKDFLTDLMMSEVDRCGENEHLIFRENTLATKAIEEYLKLVGQKYLQDALGEFIKALYESDENCEVDPSKCSSGDLPEHQSNLKMCCELAFCKIINSYCVFPRELKEVFASWRQECSNRGRPDISERLISASLFLRFLCPAIMSPSLFNLMQEYPDDRTARTLTLIAKVTQNLANFTKFGNKEEYMSFMNQFLEHEWTNMQRFLLEISNPETISNTAGFEGYIDLGRELSTLHSLLSEVVSQMDQSATSKLGPLPRILREVTTALTNPASIQVMPGQSMQQGGSPPAEASCSISTGLQKMVIDNDITGLVDFTRLPSPTPENKDLFFVTRSTGIQPSPARSSSYSETNEPELGMANGSKSLSMVDLQDPRSMEVGQGPGTPDNHLAEVPASVGGWAGRVPQCNIPGGPTLRRPGQTPTTPNTDSAPGRPAQLLAPLSFQNPVYQMATCLPVSPRGMTDSGSECHSSVSSHSNNEDGPPGGKHSFLNHGGGGSSSDEYTRRSGEFNRRQLSLNEAQHQPTVPRQNSAGPQRRIDQPPPQSITRGRTPPNLLNSGAYPRPGSGSMMTSSPDWPVSGARLRQQSSSSKGDSPETKQRAQHKQAPSPVNPSALDRTAAWLLNMNMQYLDHEGMEHDSLRHREDLTQVQKYQQEIALLQEKLRASVQKLEEYEARLKGQDEQAQKVLMEYQARLEESEERLRRQQDDKDLQMKGIISRLMSVEEELKKDHSDMQAVVDSKQKIIDAQEKRIASLDAANARLMSALTQLKERYSTQSRNGISPTNPTKLQITENGEFRNSSNC; this is encoded by the exons ATCACATCTGATGCCAAGGCTGAAGGAGTCTCGCTCCCATGAGTCACTGCTCAGTCCCAGCAGCGCTGTGGAAGCCCTGGACTTAAGCATGGAGGACGAGGTCATCATCAAGCCCGTTCACAGCAGCATCCTCGGGCAGGACTACTGCTTTGAG GTGACGACCTCCTCGGGAAGCAAGTGCTTTTCCTGCCGCTCATCGGCCGAGAGGGACAAATGGATGGAGAACCTGAGGAGGGCGGTCCAGCCAAACAAG GACAACAGCCGGCGAGTGGAGAACATGCTGCGGCTGTGGATCATCGAAGCCAAGGACATCCCAGCCAAGAAGAAATACTTCTGCGAGCTGTGCTTGGACGACTCGCTGTACGCCCGCACCACCTGCAAGCTCAAGACGGACAACGTCTTCTGGGGGGAGCACTTTGACTTCAACAACCTGCCGGCGGTGCATAGCATCACGGCCCACCTCTACAAAGACAGcgacaagaagaaaaagaaggacAAGAACAATTACATCGGACTCGTCAACATCCCAGTGGCGGCGGTCACCGGCCGGCAGTTTGTGGAGAAGTGGTACCCGGTGAGCACGCCCAATCCCCCCAAGGGCAAGACGTCAGGACCTATGATCCGGATCAAGGCCCGCTACCAGAGCATGAGCATCCTGCCCATGGAGATGTACAAGGAGTTTGCAGAGTACACCACCAACAACTACATGCTCCTATGCTCCGTGCTGGAGCCTGGGATTAGCGTCAAGAACAAAGAGGAGATGGCGTGCGCGCTGGTGCACATTCTGCAGAGCACCGGCAAAGCCAAA GACTTCCTCACGGACCTGATGATGTCGGAAGTGGACCGCTGCGGGGAGAATGAGCATCTGATCTTTAGGGAGAACACGCTCGCCACCAAGGCCATCGAGGAATACCTTAAGCTTGTGGGACAGAAGTACCTGCAAGATGCTCTCG GTGAGTTCATCAAGGCTCTGTATGAGTCTGATGAAAATTGCGAGGTGGACCCTTCCAAATGTTCCTCAGGAGACCTTCCGGAGCACCAGAGCAACCTGAAAATGTGCTGCGAGTTGGCCTTCTGCAAAATCATCAACTCCTACTG TGTTTTCCCTCGAGAGCTGAAAGAGGTGTTTGCGTCGTGGAGGCAGGAATGCAGTAACCGGGGTCGACCGGACATCAGTGAGCGCTTGATCAGTGCCTCCCTCTTCCTGCGCTTCCTGTGTCCAGCCATCATGTCGCCCTCGCTCTTCAACTTGATGCAGGAGTACCCTGACGATCGCACGGCACGGACGCTGACGCTCATCGCCAAGGTCACGCAAAATCTGGCCAACTTCACCAA GTTTGGTAACAAGGAAGAGTATATGTCCTTCATGAACCAGTTCCTGGAGCACGAGTGGACCAACATGCAACGCTTCCTGTTGGAGATCTCAAATCCGGAGACCATCTCTAACACAGCAGGCTTTGAGGGCTACATTGACCTGGGCCGGGAACTGTCCACCCTGCACTCTCTCCTCTCGGAGGTGGTGTCCCAGATGGACCAG AGTGCCACCTCAAAGCTGGGACCTTTGCCAAGGATTCTGCGGGAGGTGACCACGGCGCTGACCAACCCCGCCAGCATCCAGGTGATGCCCGGGCAGTCGATGCAGCAGGGGGGCTCACCACCAGCCGAGGCGAGCTGCAGCATCTCCACTGGGCTGCAGAAGATGGTCATCGACAACGACATCACGGG ATTGGTTGATTTCACACGGCTGCCGTCCCCCACCCCAGAAAACAAAGACCTATTTTTTGTGACGAGGAGCACAGGGATCCAGCCTTCCCCAGCACGGAGCTCAAGCTACTCTGAAACCAACGAGCCAGAGCTGGGCATGGCCAATGGAAGCAAGAGTCTGTCCATGGTGGACCTGCAAGACCCCCGCAGTATGGAAGTTGGTCAAGGTCCTGGAACCCCTGATAACCACCTAGCTGAAGTTCCGGCCTCAGTGGGAGGCTGGGCTGGCAGGGTCCCACAGTGCAACATCCCAGGTGGTCCAACCTTGAGGAGGCCCGGACAGACCCCGACCACGCCAAACACGGACAGCGCTCCGGGTCGACCTGCCCAGCTACTTGCACCCTTGTCCTTCCAGAATCCAGTTTACCAGATGGCCACCTGCTTGCCCGTGTCCCCGCGGGGTATGACCGACTCAGGCTCAGAGTGCCACAGTTCAGTCAGTTCCCATAGCAACAATGAGGACGGACCACCAGGTGGGAAGCATTCCTTCTTGAACCATGGCGGCGGCGGGAGTAGTAGCGACGAATATACCAGGCGCTCTGGTGAGTTCAACCGCCGACAGCTCTCGCTCAACGAGGCGCAGCACCAGCCCACCGTCCCCCGACAAAACAGTGCCGGCCCCCAGCGGAGGATAGATCAACCTCCTCCGCAGAGCATCACGCGGGGTCGCACACCTCCTAATCTGCTCAACagcggagcctatcccaggcccGGCTCTGGCAGCATGATGACATCGTCCCCGGACTGGCCAGTCAGCGGCGCTCGTTTACGTCAACAGTCGTCATCGTCTAAAGGGGACAGTCCTGAGACCAAGCAGAGGGCTCAGCATAAACAG GCCCCTTCCCCAGTGAACCCCAGTGCGCTGGACCGCACAGCAGCCTGGctattgaatatgaatatgcagTATTTAGACCATGAGGGGATGGAGCACGACTCACTGAGACACAGAGAGGATCTGACACAGGTACAGAAG TACCAGCAGGAGATCGCTCTGCTGCAGGAGAAACTGCGGGCGTCTGTGCAGAAGCTGGAGGAATACGAGGCCCGTCTTAAAGGCCAGGATGAGCAAGCCCAGAAGGTGCTGATGGAGTACCAGGCCAGGCTGGAGGAGTCGGAGGAGCGCTTGCGCCGGCAGCAGGATGACAAGGACCTCCAGATGAAGGGCATCATCAGCAG GTTAATGTCGGTGGAGGAGGAGCTAAAGAAAGATCACTCGGATATGCAGGCAGTGGTGGACTCCAAGCAGAAAATCATTGACGCACAG GAGAAGCGCATTGCTTCGCTGGATGCCGCCAACGCCCGTCTAATGAGCGCCCTGACCCAGCTGAAAGAGCGCTACAGCACGCAGTCGCGCAACGGCATCTCACCGACCAACCCCACCAAACTGCAGATCACCGAGAACGGAGAGTTCCGGAACAGCAGTAACTGCTAG
- the LOC131120056 gene encoding disabled homolog 2-interacting protein-like isoform X6 — translation MAGITRKGSGRPSYYYRFLGKSRLQRQRSRSRSRTRPAASRESPPERTGRRRSMPGSPSDKNPPSMETTSAAATPFRVTGFLSRRLKGSIKRTKSQPKLDRNSSFRHILPGFRSVDNDRSHLMPRLKESRSHESLLSPSSAVEALDLSMEDEVIIKPVHSSILGQDYCFEVTTSSGSKCFSCRSSAERDKWMENLRRAVQPNKDNSRRVENMLRLWIIEAKDIPAKKKYFCELCLDDSLYARTTCKLKTDNVFWGEHFDFNNLPAVHSITAHLYKDSDKKKKKDKNNYIGLVNIPVAAVTGRQFVEKWYPVSTPNPPKGKTSGPMIRIKARYQSMSILPMEMYKEFAEYTTNNYMLLCSVLEPGISVKNKEEMACALVHILQSTGKAKDFLTDLMMSEVDRCGENEHLIFRENTLATKAIEEYLKLVGQKYLQDALGEFIKALYESDENCEVDPSKCSSGDLPEHQSNLKMCCELAFCKIINSYCVFPRELKEVFASWRQECSNRGRPDISERLISASLFLRFLCPAIMSPSLFNLMQEYPDDRTARTLTLIAKVTQNLANFTKFGNKEEYMSFMNQFLEHEWTNMQRFLLEISNPETISNTAGFEGYIDLGRELSTLHSLLSEVVSQMDQSATSKLGPLPRILREVTTALTNPASIQVMPGQSMQQGGSPPAEASCSISTGLQKMVIDNDITGLVDFTRLPSPTPENKDLFFVTRSTGIQPSPARSSSYSETNEPELGMANGSKSLSMVDLQDPRSMEVGQGPGTPDNHLAEVPASVGGWAGRVPQCNIPGGPTLRRPGQTPTTPNTDSAPGRPAQLLAPLSFQNPVYQMATCLPVSPRGMTDSGSECHSSVSSHSNNEDGPPGGKHSFLNHGGGGSSSDEYTRRSGEFNRRQLSLNEAQHQPTVPRQNSAGPQRRIDQPPPQSITRGRTPPNLLNSGAYPRPGSGSMMTSSPDWPVSGARLRQQSSSSKGDSPETKQRAQHKQAPSPVNPSALDRTAAWLLNMNMQYLDHEGMEHDSLRHREDLTQVQKYQQEIALLQEKLRASVQKLEEYEARLKGQDEQAQKVLMEYQARLEESEERLRRQQDDKDLQMKGIISRLMSVEEELKKDHSDMQAVVDSKQKIIDAQEKRIASLDAANARLMSALTQLKERYSTQSRNGISPTNPTKLQITENGEFRNSSNC, via the exons ATCACATCTGATGCCAAGGCTGAAGGAGTCTCGCTCCCATGAGTCACTGCTCAGTCCCAGCAGCGCTGTGGAAGCCCTGGACTTAAGCATGGAGGACGAGGTCATCATCAAGCCCGTTCACAGCAGCATCCTCGGGCAGGACTACTGCTTTGAG GTGACGACCTCCTCGGGAAGCAAGTGCTTTTCCTGCCGCTCATCGGCCGAGAGGGACAAATGGATGGAGAACCTGAGGAGGGCGGTCCAGCCAAACAAG GACAACAGCCGGCGAGTGGAGAACATGCTGCGGCTGTGGATCATCGAAGCCAAGGACATCCCAGCCAAGAAGAAATACTTCTGCGAGCTGTGCTTGGACGACTCGCTGTACGCCCGCACCACCTGCAAGCTCAAGACGGACAACGTCTTCTGGGGGGAGCACTTTGACTTCAACAACCTGCCGGCGGTGCATAGCATCACGGCCCACCTCTACAAAGACAGcgacaagaagaaaaagaaggacAAGAACAATTACATCGGACTCGTCAACATCCCAGTGGCGGCGGTCACCGGCCGGCAGTTTGTGGAGAAGTGGTACCCGGTGAGCACGCCCAATCCCCCCAAGGGCAAGACGTCAGGACCTATGATCCGGATCAAGGCCCGCTACCAGAGCATGAGCATCCTGCCCATGGAGATGTACAAGGAGTTTGCAGAGTACACCACCAACAACTACATGCTCCTATGCTCCGTGCTGGAGCCTGGGATTAGCGTCAAGAACAAAGAGGAGATGGCGTGCGCGCTGGTGCACATTCTGCAGAGCACCGGCAAAGCCAAA GACTTCCTCACGGACCTGATGATGTCGGAAGTGGACCGCTGCGGGGAGAATGAGCATCTGATCTTTAGGGAGAACACGCTCGCCACCAAGGCCATCGAGGAATACCTTAAGCTTGTGGGACAGAAGTACCTGCAAGATGCTCTCG GTGAGTTCATCAAGGCTCTGTATGAGTCTGATGAAAATTGCGAGGTGGACCCTTCCAAATGTTCCTCAGGAGACCTTCCGGAGCACCAGAGCAACCTGAAAATGTGCTGCGAGTTGGCCTTCTGCAAAATCATCAACTCCTACTG TGTTTTCCCTCGAGAGCTGAAAGAGGTGTTTGCGTCGTGGAGGCAGGAATGCAGTAACCGGGGTCGACCGGACATCAGTGAGCGCTTGATCAGTGCCTCCCTCTTCCTGCGCTTCCTGTGTCCAGCCATCATGTCGCCCTCGCTCTTCAACTTGATGCAGGAGTACCCTGACGATCGCACGGCACGGACGCTGACGCTCATCGCCAAGGTCACGCAAAATCTGGCCAACTTCACCAA GTTTGGTAACAAGGAAGAGTATATGTCCTTCATGAACCAGTTCCTGGAGCACGAGTGGACCAACATGCAACGCTTCCTGTTGGAGATCTCAAATCCGGAGACCATCTCTAACACAGCAGGCTTTGAGGGCTACATTGACCTGGGCCGGGAACTGTCCACCCTGCACTCTCTCCTCTCGGAGGTGGTGTCCCAGATGGACCAG AGTGCCACCTCAAAGCTGGGACCTTTGCCAAGGATTCTGCGGGAGGTGACCACGGCGCTGACCAACCCCGCCAGCATCCAGGTGATGCCCGGGCAGTCGATGCAGCAGGGGGGCTCACCACCAGCCGAGGCGAGCTGCAGCATCTCCACTGGGCTGCAGAAGATGGTCATCGACAACGACATCACGGG ATTGGTTGATTTCACACGGCTGCCGTCCCCCACCCCAGAAAACAAAGACCTATTTTTTGTGACGAGGAGCACAGGGATCCAGCCTTCCCCAGCACGGAGCTCAAGCTACTCTGAAACCAACGAGCCAGAGCTGGGCATGGCCAATGGAAGCAAGAGTCTGTCCATGGTGGACCTGCAAGACCCCCGCAGTATGGAAGTTGGTCAAGGTCCTGGAACCCCTGATAACCACCTAGCTGAAGTTCCGGCCTCAGTGGGAGGCTGGGCTGGCAGGGTCCCACAGTGCAACATCCCAGGTGGTCCAACCTTGAGGAGGCCCGGACAGACCCCGACCACGCCAAACACGGACAGCGCTCCGGGTCGACCTGCCCAGCTACTTGCACCCTTGTCCTTCCAGAATCCAGTTTACCAGATGGCCACCTGCTTGCCCGTGTCCCCGCGGGGTATGACCGACTCAGGCTCAGAGTGCCACAGTTCAGTCAGTTCCCATAGCAACAATGAGGACGGACCACCAGGTGGGAAGCATTCCTTCTTGAACCATGGCGGCGGCGGGAGTAGTAGCGACGAATATACCAGGCGCTCTGGTGAGTTCAACCGCCGACAGCTCTCGCTCAACGAGGCGCAGCACCAGCCCACCGTCCCCCGACAAAACAGTGCCGGCCCCCAGCGGAGGATAGATCAACCTCCTCCGCAGAGCATCACGCGGGGTCGCACACCTCCTAATCTGCTCAACagcggagcctatcccaggcccGGCTCTGGCAGCATGATGACATCGTCCCCGGACTGGCCAGTCAGCGGCGCTCGTTTACGTCAACAGTCGTCATCGTCTAAAGGGGACAGTCCTGAGACCAAGCAGAGGGCTCAGCATAAACAG GCCCCTTCCCCAGTGAACCCCAGTGCGCTGGACCGCACAGCAGCCTGGctattgaatatgaatatgcagTATTTAGACCATGAGGGGATGGAGCACGACTCACTGAGACACAGAGAGGATCTGACACAGGTACAGAAG TACCAGCAGGAGATCGCTCTGCTGCAGGAGAAACTGCGGGCGTCTGTGCAGAAGCTGGAGGAATACGAGGCCCGTCTTAAAGGCCAGGATGAGCAAGCCCAGAAGGTGCTGATGGAGTACCAGGCCAGGCTGGAGGAGTCGGAGGAGCGCTTGCGCCGGCAGCAGGATGACAAGGACCTCCAGATGAAGGGCATCATCAGCAG GTTAATGTCGGTGGAGGAGGAGCTAAAGAAAGATCACTCGGATATGCAGGCAGTGGTGGACTCCAAGCAGAAAATCATTGACGCACAG GAGAAGCGCATTGCTTCGCTGGATGCCGCCAACGCCCGTCTAATGAGCGCCCTGACCCAGCTGAAAGAGCGCTACAGCACGCAGTCGCGCAACGGCATCTCACCGACCAACCCCACCAAACTGCAGATCACCGAGAACGGAGAGTTCCGGAACAGCAGTAACTGCTAG
- the LOC131120056 gene encoding disabled homolog 2-interacting protein-like isoform X12: MPGSPSDKNPPSMETTSAAATPFRVTGFLSRRLKGSIKRTKSQPKLDRNSSFRHILPGFRSVDNDRSHLMPRLKESRSHESLLSPSSAVEALDLSMEDEVIIKPVHSSILGQDYCFEVTTSSGSKCFSCRSSAERDKWMENLRRAVQPNKDNSRRVENMLRLWIIEAKDIPAKKKYFCELCLDDSLYARTTCKLKTDNVFWGEHFDFNNLPAVHSITAHLYKDSDKKKKKDKNNYIGLVNIPVAAVTGRQFVEKWYPVSTPNPPKGKTSGPMIRIKARYQSMSILPMEMYKEFAEYTTNNYMLLCSVLEPGISVKNKEEMACALVHILQSTGKAKDFLTDLMMSEVDRCGENEHLIFRENTLATKAIEEYLKLVGQKYLQDALGEFIKALYESDENCEVDPSKCSSGDLPEHQSNLKMCCELAFCKIINSYCVFPRELKEVFASWRQECSNRGRPDISERLISASLFLRFLCPAIMSPSLFNLMQEYPDDRTARTLTLIAKVTQNLANFTKFGNKEEYMSFMNQFLEHEWTNMQRFLLEISNPETISNTAGFEGYIDLGRELSTLHSLLSEVVSQMDQSATSKLGPLPRILREVTTALTNPASIQVMPGQSMQQGGSPPAEASCSISTGLQKMVIDNDITGLVDFTRLPSPTPENKDLFFVTRSTGIQPSPARSSSYSETNEPELGMANGSKSLSMVDLQDPRSMEVGQGPGTPDNHLAEVPASVGGWAGRVPQCNIPGGPTLRRPGQTPTTPNTDSAPGRPAQLLAPLSFQNPVYQMATCLPVSPRGMTDSGSECHSSVSSHSNNEDGPPGGKHSFLNHGGGGSSSDEYTRRSGEFNRRQLSLNEAQHQPTVPRQNSAGPQRRIDQPPPQSITRGRTPPNLLNSGAYPRPGSGSMMTSSPDWPVSGARLRQQSSSSKGDSPETKQRAQHKQAPSPVNPSALDRTAAWLLNMNMQYLDHEGMEHDSLRHREDLTQVQKYQQEIALLQEKLRASVQKLEEYEARLKGQDEQAQKVLMEYQARLEESEERLRRQQDDKDLQMKGIISRLMSVEEELKKDHSDMQAVVDSKQKIIDAQEKRIASLDAANARLMSALTQLKERYSTQSRNGISPTNPTKLQITENGEFRNSSNC, encoded by the exons ATCACATCTGATGCCAAGGCTGAAGGAGTCTCGCTCCCATGAGTCACTGCTCAGTCCCAGCAGCGCTGTGGAAGCCCTGGACTTAAGCATGGAGGACGAGGTCATCATCAAGCCCGTTCACAGCAGCATCCTCGGGCAGGACTACTGCTTTGAG GTGACGACCTCCTCGGGAAGCAAGTGCTTTTCCTGCCGCTCATCGGCCGAGAGGGACAAATGGATGGAGAACCTGAGGAGGGCGGTCCAGCCAAACAAG GACAACAGCCGGCGAGTGGAGAACATGCTGCGGCTGTGGATCATCGAAGCCAAGGACATCCCAGCCAAGAAGAAATACTTCTGCGAGCTGTGCTTGGACGACTCGCTGTACGCCCGCACCACCTGCAAGCTCAAGACGGACAACGTCTTCTGGGGGGAGCACTTTGACTTCAACAACCTGCCGGCGGTGCATAGCATCACGGCCCACCTCTACAAAGACAGcgacaagaagaaaaagaaggacAAGAACAATTACATCGGACTCGTCAACATCCCAGTGGCGGCGGTCACCGGCCGGCAGTTTGTGGAGAAGTGGTACCCGGTGAGCACGCCCAATCCCCCCAAGGGCAAGACGTCAGGACCTATGATCCGGATCAAGGCCCGCTACCAGAGCATGAGCATCCTGCCCATGGAGATGTACAAGGAGTTTGCAGAGTACACCACCAACAACTACATGCTCCTATGCTCCGTGCTGGAGCCTGGGATTAGCGTCAAGAACAAAGAGGAGATGGCGTGCGCGCTGGTGCACATTCTGCAGAGCACCGGCAAAGCCAAA GACTTCCTCACGGACCTGATGATGTCGGAAGTGGACCGCTGCGGGGAGAATGAGCATCTGATCTTTAGGGAGAACACGCTCGCCACCAAGGCCATCGAGGAATACCTTAAGCTTGTGGGACAGAAGTACCTGCAAGATGCTCTCG GTGAGTTCATCAAGGCTCTGTATGAGTCTGATGAAAATTGCGAGGTGGACCCTTCCAAATGTTCCTCAGGAGACCTTCCGGAGCACCAGAGCAACCTGAAAATGTGCTGCGAGTTGGCCTTCTGCAAAATCATCAACTCCTACTG TGTTTTCCCTCGAGAGCTGAAAGAGGTGTTTGCGTCGTGGAGGCAGGAATGCAGTAACCGGGGTCGACCGGACATCAGTGAGCGCTTGATCAGTGCCTCCCTCTTCCTGCGCTTCCTGTGTCCAGCCATCATGTCGCCCTCGCTCTTCAACTTGATGCAGGAGTACCCTGACGATCGCACGGCACGGACGCTGACGCTCATCGCCAAGGTCACGCAAAATCTGGCCAACTTCACCAA GTTTGGTAACAAGGAAGAGTATATGTCCTTCATGAACCAGTTCCTGGAGCACGAGTGGACCAACATGCAACGCTTCCTGTTGGAGATCTCAAATCCGGAGACCATCTCTAACACAGCAGGCTTTGAGGGCTACATTGACCTGGGCCGGGAACTGTCCACCCTGCACTCTCTCCTCTCGGAGGTGGTGTCCCAGATGGACCAG AGTGCCACCTCAAAGCTGGGACCTTTGCCAAGGATTCTGCGGGAGGTGACCACGGCGCTGACCAACCCCGCCAGCATCCAGGTGATGCCCGGGCAGTCGATGCAGCAGGGGGGCTCACCACCAGCCGAGGCGAGCTGCAGCATCTCCACTGGGCTGCAGAAGATGGTCATCGACAACGACATCACGGG ATTGGTTGATTTCACACGGCTGCCGTCCCCCACCCCAGAAAACAAAGACCTATTTTTTGTGACGAGGAGCACAGGGATCCAGCCTTCCCCAGCACGGAGCTCAAGCTACTCTGAAACCAACGAGCCAGAGCTGGGCATGGCCAATGGAAGCAAGAGTCTGTCCATGGTGGACCTGCAAGACCCCCGCAGTATGGAAGTTGGTCAAGGTCCTGGAACCCCTGATAACCACCTAGCTGAAGTTCCGGCCTCAGTGGGAGGCTGGGCTGGCAGGGTCCCACAGTGCAACATCCCAGGTGGTCCAACCTTGAGGAGGCCCGGACAGACCCCGACCACGCCAAACACGGACAGCGCTCCGGGTCGACCTGCCCAGCTACTTGCACCCTTGTCCTTCCAGAATCCAGTTTACCAGATGGCCACCTGCTTGCCCGTGTCCCCGCGGGGTATGACCGACTCAGGCTCAGAGTGCCACAGTTCAGTCAGTTCCCATAGCAACAATGAGGACGGACCACCAGGTGGGAAGCATTCCTTCTTGAACCATGGCGGCGGCGGGAGTAGTAGCGACGAATATACCAGGCGCTCTGGTGAGTTCAACCGCCGACAGCTCTCGCTCAACGAGGCGCAGCACCAGCCCACCGTCCCCCGACAAAACAGTGCCGGCCCCCAGCGGAGGATAGATCAACCTCCTCCGCAGAGCATCACGCGGGGTCGCACACCTCCTAATCTGCTCAACagcggagcctatcccaggcccGGCTCTGGCAGCATGATGACATCGTCCCCGGACTGGCCAGTCAGCGGCGCTCGTTTACGTCAACAGTCGTCATCGTCTAAAGGGGACAGTCCTGAGACCAAGCAGAGGGCTCAGCATAAACAG GCCCCTTCCCCAGTGAACCCCAGTGCGCTGGACCGCACAGCAGCCTGGctattgaatatgaatatgcagTATTTAGACCATGAGGGGATGGAGCACGACTCACTGAGACACAGAGAGGATCTGACACAGGTACAGAAG TACCAGCAGGAGATCGCTCTGCTGCAGGAGAAACTGCGGGCGTCTGTGCAGAAGCTGGAGGAATACGAGGCCCGTCTTAAAGGCCAGGATGAGCAAGCCCAGAAGGTGCTGATGGAGTACCAGGCCAGGCTGGAGGAGTCGGAGGAGCGCTTGCGCCGGCAGCAGGATGACAAGGACCTCCAGATGAAGGGCATCATCAGCAG GTTAATGTCGGTGGAGGAGGAGCTAAAGAAAGATCACTCGGATATGCAGGCAGTGGTGGACTCCAAGCAGAAAATCATTGACGCACAG GAGAAGCGCATTGCTTCGCTGGATGCCGCCAACGCCCGTCTAATGAGCGCCCTGACCCAGCTGAAAGAGCGCTACAGCACGCAGTCGCGCAACGGCATCTCACCGACCAACCCCACCAAACTGCAGATCACCGAGAACGGAGAGTTCCGGAACAGCAGTAACTGCTAG